A genome region from Ptiloglossa arizonensis isolate GNS036 chromosome 4, iyPtiAriz1_principal, whole genome shotgun sequence includes the following:
- the Rox8 gene encoding TIA1 cytotoxic granule associated RNA binding protein Rox8, giving the protein MSEESNPRTLYVGNLDASVSEELLCALFSQIGAVKGCKIIREPGNDPYAFVEFTNHQCAATALAAMNKRSFLNKEMKVNWATSPGNQPKLDTSNHHHIFVGDLSPEIETQTLKEAFAPFGEISNCRIVRDPQTMKSKGYAFVSFVKKSEAEAAIAAMNGQWLGSRSIRTNWSTRKPPPPRSERPRHSNNSKPNYEEVYNQSSPTNCTVYCGGFTNGITDDLITKTFSPFGTIQDIRVFKDKGYAFIKFTTKEAATHAIESTHNTEINGSIVKCFWGKENGDPNSVGPNANHQAQQVTAGAGQYAYGYGQQMSYWYPQGYPQMQGQFLPAAQYYGQYYGQQAQYMNSMRMPAPGAGTWQPAQATAAPPTATAPLPPGQQPTMVAYTMPQYPTQ; this is encoded by the exons ATGAGCGAAGAAAGCAATCCGCGAACGCTCTATGTGGGTAATTTAGACGCTTCGGTGTCGGAGGAACTtttgtgcgcacttttctcgcAAATAGGTGCCGTTAAGGGATGCAAGATCATACGGGAACCGGGAAACGATCCGTATGCTTTTGTCGAATTTACAAATCATCAGTGCGCGGCTACGGCGCTAGCCGCCATGAACAAGCGATCCTTCCTGAATAAGGAAATGAAGGTTAACTGGGCAACGAGCCCTGGAAATCAGCCGAAGTTGGACACCAGTAATCATCATCACATATTTGTTGGCGATTTATCACCAGAGATTGAAACGCAAACATTGAAAGAAGCGTTCGCGCCATTCGGCGAAATTAGCAATTGTAGAATCGTTCGCGATCCACAAACTATGAAAAGCAAAGGGTACGCTTTTGTATCCTTCGTAAAAAAGTCTGAAGCCGAAGCGGCGATTGCGGCGATGAATGGTCAGTGGCTAGGATCCAGAAGCATCAGGACAAATTGGTCAACTAGAAAACCACCGCCACCAAGATCTGAAAGGCCACGACATTCGAATAATAGTAAACCTAACTACGAAGAG GTGTATAACCAAAGTAGTCCAACCAATTGCACAGTATATTGTGGAGGCTTCACGAATGGTATTACGGACGATTTGATAACCAAAACATTCTCCCCGTTTGGCACCATTCAAGATATAAGAGTATTCAAAGACAAAGGATATGCGTTCATTAAATTTACTACTAAGGAAGCGGCAACACATGCCATAGAATCGACACATAATACTGAAATTAATGGTAGCATTGTTAAATGTTTTTGGGGAAAGGAAAATGGAGATCCTAATAGTGTGGGTCCTAATGCAAATCACCAGGCTCAACAG GTTACAGCTGGAGCTGGTCAGTATGCATACGGTTATGGTCAGCAAATGAGTTATTGGTATCCACAAGGTTATCCACAAATGCAGGGTCAGTTTTTACCAGCTGCTCAGTACTATGGTCAATATTATGGACAACAGGCTCAATATATGAATAGTATGCGAATGCCTGCTCCTGGTGCAGGTACATGGCAACCTGCACAAGCAACCGCCGCGCCACCGACTGCAACTGCACCATTGCCACCAGGTCAGCAACCTACCATGGTAGCATACACCATGCCACAATATCCTACGCAATGA
- the Git gene encoding ARF GTPase-activating protein GIT1 isoform X1 yields MARPKHRVNTDICADCGVLEPGWASLNRAILLCDDCCGIHRSLGRHISNIKSLHRSIWHTNLLNMVHTLNDNGANSIWEHSLLDPSNSKISRRKPQAKDPLHPVKADFIKAKHQHLAFILRPSKEECCSEEELSRQLHSSVRTSNLETSLRLLAQGANSNYFYKEKGTTPLHVAARAGQASQLELLIANGGNPSMIDSNGQTPAEIAKMAGHIDLSERIIECMYEVTDRLTYYICSRKPDHGMDEHIIIPECTLLLEQSDLCLEGRNRLQLLPNHLLEELAMDVYDEVDRRENEEIWFATASLPERCTVPFLPVNPQLSSTRNQGRQKLARFTPKEFATLIIDLLIEARRRHMLTSNTPLQDSAVPVHRKVQLGKYGSQMSDDEPLYDSVASDDDSALTSTDNTVPEYSTSHFKMDNEEAFAPLAKGLPSVVEVLKKQLTLSESTVRDLREQIHILQNTIEQLTHENNELKKIIHMKESTDGVINGHVGGEQEPELEPVLDIKTSLNRSNQRPASMYETREGLRKPSSWSTTICQTKRDPETMSRGNTQSLWECGAPNLPPSEEVTRRTEQVTRRIQELWMAMQDPKQREAFVPCAERIRVAVAELTAIFPQNPIEENIRSALRQLNGNTGRLQAECSGLQRCTSDVEHMDRCLQQVRSCAYDIAKATKLLVTQFQT; encoded by the exons ATGGCTCGACCGAAGCATAGAGTTAACACGGATATATGCGCTGACTGCGGAGTGCTCG AACCAGGATGGGCTTCATTAAATAGAGCCATTTTGTTATGCGATGATTGTTGTGGTATACATCGTAGTCTTGGTCGTCATATATCCAATATAAAATCACTTCATAGGAGCATCTGGCATACAAATTTACTTAAT ATGGTGCATACATTAAATGATAATGGAGCAAACAGTATTTGGGAACATTCCCTTTTAGATCCTAGTAATTCAAAAATTAGTAGAAGGAAACCACAAGCTAAAGATCCATTGCA TCCAGTAAAGGCTGATTTTATTAAGGCAAAACATCAACATCTAGCATTCATATTACGTCCAAGTAAGGAAGAATGCTGTAGTGAAGAGGAATTAAGTAGGCAGCTACATAGTAGTGTTCGTACAAGTAATTTAGAAACTTCTTTAAGACTGCTTGCACAAGGTGctaattcaaattatttttacaag GAGAAAGGTACAACACCTTTACATGTAGCTGCTCGTGCAGGACAAGCTTCACAGTTAGAACTTCTAATAGCCAATGGTGGTAATCCCAGTATGATTGATTCAAATGGACAAACACCTGCTGAAATTGCCAA AATGGCAGGGCATATAGATTTGTCTGAGCGTATAATTGAATGCATGTATGAAGTAACAGACAGactaacatattacatatgttCGCGTAAACCAGATCATGGAATGGATGAGCATATAATTATTCCTGAGTGTACATTATTATTGGAACAAAGTGACCTATGTTTAGAAGGAAGAAATAGATTACAGTTG TTACCAAATCATTTATTGGAAGAATTAGCAATGGATGTTTATGATGAAGTAGATCGTCGAGAGAATGAAGAAA TATGGTTTGCGACTGCATCTTTACCAGAAAGATGTACAGTACCTTTCCTACCAGTTAATCCACAACTATCGTCTACAAGAAATCAAGGTAGACAAAAGCTTGCAAGATTTACACCAAAGGAATTCGCTACACTTATTATAGACCTGCTCATTGAGGCTCGCAGAAGACACATGCTTACAAGTAATACACCACTCCAag atTCAGCTGTTCCTGTACATCGTAAAGTACAACTGGGAAAATATGGATCACAAATGTCTGATGATGAACCTTTATATGACAGCGTCGCTTCTGATGACGATTCCGCGTTAACATCGACAGACAATACAGTGCCTGAATATTCAACATCACATTTTAAAATGGACAATGAG GAAGCCTTTGCACCATTAGCTAAGGGCCTTCCATCTGTTGTAGAAGTTTTGAAAAAACAATTAACTCTTTCTGAATCTACTGTCAGAGATCTTCGAGAGCAGATACATATTTTGCAGAATACTATAGAACAACTTACGCACGAgaataatgaattaaaaaaaataattcac ATGAAAGAATCTACTGATGGAGTTATTAATGGTCACGTTGGTGGAGAACAAGAACCAGAGTTAGAACCTGTGCTTGATATAAAAACGTCTCTTAATAGAAGCAATCAGCGGCCTGCATCTATGTACGAAACGAGAGAAGGTTTACGGAAACCCAGTTCATGGTCAACAACCATTTGTCAG acAAAACGAGATCCAGAAACTATGTCTCGCGGCAACACGCAAAGTTTATGGGAATGCGGTGCTCCCAATCTTCCTCCTAGCGAAGAAGTTACTCGAAGGACTGAACAAGTTACAAGGAGAATTCAAGAATTATGGATGGCCATGCAAGATCCAAAACAACGAGAAGCTTTTGTACCCTGCGCGGAAAGAATTCGTGTTGCTGTTGCTGAGCTCACGGCTATATTTCCTCAA AATCCTATCGAGGAAAATATCAGATCTGCTTTGCGACAATTAAATGGTAACACCGGTAGACTTCAAGCAGAATGTTCTGGTCTTCAAAGATGTACTAGCGACGTTGAACACATGGATCGCTGTCTTCAACAAGTACGTTCGTGTGCTTATGATATTGCCAAAGCAACGAAGCTTCTCGTTACCCAGTTTCAAACGTAA
- the LOC143146038 gene encoding uncharacterized protein LOC143146038 yields MMYVKSSSTGKSKTKQTQSIRMTQYSTCPRLMQNNVQKKDCERSQPIRVAQLLMEEETLKKVQKDSVRKRAQPEKLGPLSNTKNSRVNNQSGEINMYNQFVCSEKHVRRNLNFNQIQSAVLENNENRNKLNKFTNDEPISKEVLAKMNRKSLLLPPNTIKHKHLQKFIKEGSKHSKVSKVSTGNILTDKRSDIYFTVQEENQNLEVNKSLLLNTELPVKNNNSVQLVSLKTSNGCEISNIFDHSNLNVINKDQLYTQDNLICDIWTPNKINSKNEVSIKPQDQDECIKNLCNNLPDTNQMVSKIDNNVSHTSSEIICVDRNKLIDLEHELISLLSTTEKNISKIKSTLTCVKKLLSVNNEEVIKSNIYIEQDYSELGKAHNVMLDKEVQVKICCKSVDKSDKNLEATVLHVLQSNVNDVKQITRGSSNQNNDINKENHETMTEKRMSNCSDESFLNLENQFNITNGKFTQEQCIQQKTPMITKYKQQRSHREYTTLKSSMNFLETPDGKRFRSLCQQSNIDTSILSRAYISNKVLADIQNLYSDSP; encoded by the exons ATGATGTATGTTAAATCTAGTTCAACG GGTAAATCTAAAACTAAACAAACGCAATCAATAAGAATGACACAATATTCAACTTGTCCGAGATTGATGCAAAATAACGTGCAAAAAAAAG ATTGTGAAAGATCACAACCAATCAGAGTTGCACAATTACTTATGGAggaagaaactttgaaaaaagTCCAAAAGGATAGTG tGCGTAAAAGAGCACAACCTGAAAAATTGGGTCCACTTTCAAATACAAAGAATTCGAGGGTAAACAATCAATCTGGTG aaattaaTATGTACAATCAATTTGTATGTTCTGAAAAACATGTACGTAGAAATCTCAATTTTAATCAGATACAAAGTGCTGTtttggaaaataatgaaaatagaaacaaattaaataaatttacaaatgatGAACCAATTTCTAAAGAAGTTCTTGCCAAGATGAATAGGAAAAGTTTATTATTACCACCAAATACTATAAAACATaaacatttacaaaaatttattaaagaagGGAGTAAGCATTCAAAGGTATCTAAAGTATCAACAGGAAATATACTTACTGATAAAAGGagtgatatttattttactGTGCAAGAAGAAAACCAAAACTTGGAAGTTAACAaaagtttattattaaatactgaattacctgttaaaaataataattctgtgCAACTTGTATCTCTTAAAACGTCAAATGGATGTgaaatttccaatatttttgATCATTCAAATCTGAATGTTATTAACAAAGATCAGTTATATACACAAGATAATTTAATCTGTGACATTTGGACaccaaataaaattaattcaaaaaatGAAGTATCTATAAAACCACAAGATCAAGATgaatgtataaaaaatttatgTAATAATCTGCCAGATACCAATCAAATGGTATCTAAAATTGATAATAATGTAAGTCATACTTCATCCGAAATAATATGTGTAGACAGAAATAAACTTATCGATCTAGAACATGAATTGATAAGTTTATTGAGCACAACAGAGAAAAACATATCTAAAATAAAGTCAACATTAACTTGTGTCAAAAAATTATTATCTGTAAATAATGAGGAAGTTATAAAATCCAATATTTACATAGAACAAGATTATTCCGAATTAGGGAAAGCACATAATGTGATGTTAGACAAAGAAGTTCaagtaaaaatttgttgcaaatCAGTGGATAAATCAGACAAAAATTTAGAAGCAACTGTGTTACATGTTTTACAAAGTAATGTAAATGATGTAAAACAAATCACTAGAGGCAGTTCTAATCAAAATAATGATATTAATAAAGAAAACCATGAGACCATGACCGAGAAACGTATGTCTAATTGTTCAGATGAAAGTTTTCTAAATTTAGAAAATCAGTTTAATATTACAAATGGAAAGTTTACTCAAGAGCAATGTATTCAGCAAAAAACACCTATGATTACAAAGTATAAGCAACAACGTTCGCATAGAGAGTATACGACTTTAAAGTCAAGTATGAATTTTCTAGAAACTCCAGATGGCAAAAGATTTAGATCTTTATGTCAACAAAGTAATATAGATACATCTATCCTTAGTAGGGCATACATTTCAAACAAAGTGCTTGCAGATATTCAGAATTTATACTCTGATTCGCCATAG
- the Git gene encoding ARF GTPase-activating protein GIT1 isoform X2, with protein sequence MARPKHRVNTDICADCGVLEPGWASLNRAILLCDDCCGIHRSLGRHISNIKSLHRSIWHTNLLNMVHTLNDNGANSIWEHSLLDPSNSKISRRKPQAKDPLHPVKADFIKAKHQHLAFILRPSKEECCSEEELSRQLHSSVRTSNLETSLRLLAQGANSNYFYKEKGTTPLHVAARAGQASQLELLIANGGNPSMIDSNGQTPAEIAKMAGHIDLSERIIECMYEVTDRLTYYICSRKPDHGMDEHIIIPECTLLLEQSDLCLEGRNRLQLLPNHLLEELAMDVYDEVDRRENEEIWFATASLPERCTVPFLPVNPQLSSTRNQGRQKLARFTPKEFATLIIDLLIEARRRHMLTSNTPLQAVPVHRKVQLGKYGSQMSDDEPLYDSVASDDDSALTSTDNTVPEYSTSHFKMDNEEAFAPLAKGLPSVVEVLKKQLTLSESTVRDLREQIHILQNTIEQLTHENNELKKIIHMKESTDGVINGHVGGEQEPELEPVLDIKTSLNRSNQRPASMYETREGLRKPSSWSTTICQTKRDPETMSRGNTQSLWECGAPNLPPSEEVTRRTEQVTRRIQELWMAMQDPKQREAFVPCAERIRVAVAELTAIFPQNPIEENIRSALRQLNGNTGRLQAECSGLQRCTSDVEHMDRCLQQVRSCAYDIAKATKLLVTQFQT encoded by the exons ATGGCTCGACCGAAGCATAGAGTTAACACGGATATATGCGCTGACTGCGGAGTGCTCG AACCAGGATGGGCTTCATTAAATAGAGCCATTTTGTTATGCGATGATTGTTGTGGTATACATCGTAGTCTTGGTCGTCATATATCCAATATAAAATCACTTCATAGGAGCATCTGGCATACAAATTTACTTAAT ATGGTGCATACATTAAATGATAATGGAGCAAACAGTATTTGGGAACATTCCCTTTTAGATCCTAGTAATTCAAAAATTAGTAGAAGGAAACCACAAGCTAAAGATCCATTGCA TCCAGTAAAGGCTGATTTTATTAAGGCAAAACATCAACATCTAGCATTCATATTACGTCCAAGTAAGGAAGAATGCTGTAGTGAAGAGGAATTAAGTAGGCAGCTACATAGTAGTGTTCGTACAAGTAATTTAGAAACTTCTTTAAGACTGCTTGCACAAGGTGctaattcaaattatttttacaag GAGAAAGGTACAACACCTTTACATGTAGCTGCTCGTGCAGGACAAGCTTCACAGTTAGAACTTCTAATAGCCAATGGTGGTAATCCCAGTATGATTGATTCAAATGGACAAACACCTGCTGAAATTGCCAA AATGGCAGGGCATATAGATTTGTCTGAGCGTATAATTGAATGCATGTATGAAGTAACAGACAGactaacatattacatatgttCGCGTAAACCAGATCATGGAATGGATGAGCATATAATTATTCCTGAGTGTACATTATTATTGGAACAAAGTGACCTATGTTTAGAAGGAAGAAATAGATTACAGTTG TTACCAAATCATTTATTGGAAGAATTAGCAATGGATGTTTATGATGAAGTAGATCGTCGAGAGAATGAAGAAA TATGGTTTGCGACTGCATCTTTACCAGAAAGATGTACAGTACCTTTCCTACCAGTTAATCCACAACTATCGTCTACAAGAAATCAAGGTAGACAAAAGCTTGCAAGATTTACACCAAAGGAATTCGCTACACTTATTATAGACCTGCTCATTGAGGCTCGCAGAAGACACATGCTTACAAGTAATACACCACTCCAag CTGTTCCTGTACATCGTAAAGTACAACTGGGAAAATATGGATCACAAATGTCTGATGATGAACCTTTATATGACAGCGTCGCTTCTGATGACGATTCCGCGTTAACATCGACAGACAATACAGTGCCTGAATATTCAACATCACATTTTAAAATGGACAATGAG GAAGCCTTTGCACCATTAGCTAAGGGCCTTCCATCTGTTGTAGAAGTTTTGAAAAAACAATTAACTCTTTCTGAATCTACTGTCAGAGATCTTCGAGAGCAGATACATATTTTGCAGAATACTATAGAACAACTTACGCACGAgaataatgaattaaaaaaaataattcac ATGAAAGAATCTACTGATGGAGTTATTAATGGTCACGTTGGTGGAGAACAAGAACCAGAGTTAGAACCTGTGCTTGATATAAAAACGTCTCTTAATAGAAGCAATCAGCGGCCTGCATCTATGTACGAAACGAGAGAAGGTTTACGGAAACCCAGTTCATGGTCAACAACCATTTGTCAG acAAAACGAGATCCAGAAACTATGTCTCGCGGCAACACGCAAAGTTTATGGGAATGCGGTGCTCCCAATCTTCCTCCTAGCGAAGAAGTTACTCGAAGGACTGAACAAGTTACAAGGAGAATTCAAGAATTATGGATGGCCATGCAAGATCCAAAACAACGAGAAGCTTTTGTACCCTGCGCGGAAAGAATTCGTGTTGCTGTTGCTGAGCTCACGGCTATATTTCCTCAA AATCCTATCGAGGAAAATATCAGATCTGCTTTGCGACAATTAAATGGTAACACCGGTAGACTTCAAGCAGAATGTTCTGGTCTTCAAAGATGTACTAGCGACGTTGAACACATGGATCGCTGTCTTCAACAAGTACGTTCGTGTGCTTATGATATTGCCAAAGCAACGAAGCTTCTCGTTACCCAGTTTCAAACGTAA